Genomic window (Streptomyces sp. TG1A-60):
GACAGCCGGGGCATGACTGTCCGGGGCCGTGGCTCTTCGGGGCTTGGTGGACCGAGGCCGTGGCCGGACCCTGACGGGGCCGTTCTCGTTCGGTGGCGGGTCGGGTTGTCAGTGGGCGCCTATAACCTCGTATGCGTGTCGTCTCTCGCGCTGTACCGCCGCTATCGCCCGGAGTCGTTCGCCGAGGTCATCGGGCAGGAGCATGTCACCGGCCCGTTGCAGCAGGCGCTGCGGAACAACCGGGTCAATCACGCGTACCTGTTCAGCGGGCCGCGCGGGTGTGGCAAGACGACCAGCGCACGCATCCTGGCGCGGTGTCTGAACTGCGAGCAGGGGCCCACGCCGACGCCGTGCGGGGAATGCCAGTCCTGCCAGGACCTGGCGCGGAACGGCCCGGGGTCGATCGACGTCATCGAGATCGACGCGGCCTCCCACGGTGGTGTGGACGACGCCCGTGAGCTGCGCGAGAAGGCCTTCTTCGGCCCCGCGAGCAGCCGGTACAAGATCTACATCATCGACGAGGCCCACATGGTCACCTCGGCCGGTTTCAACGCGCTGCTGAAGGTCGTCGAGGAGCCGCCGGCGCACCTCAAGTTCATCTTCGCGACCACCGAGCCCGAGAAGGTCATCGGGACGATCCGGTCGCGTACGCATCACTATCCGTTCCGCCTCGTGCCGCCCGGCACGCTCCGCGAGTATCTCGGCGAGGTCTGCGGCAAGGAGAGGATCCCGGTCGAGGAGGGTGTCCTCCCCCTGGTCGTGCGCGCCGGGGCCGGCTCCGTACGTGACTCGATGTCCGTCATGGATCAGCTGCTGGCGGCGGCGACGGACGATGGTGTGACGTATGCCATGGCCACCTCTCTGCTCGGTTATACGGACGGGTCGTTGCTCGACTCGGTCGTCGAGGCCTTCGCCGCCGGGGACGGGGCCGCGGCCTTCGAGGTCGTGGACCACGTCATCGAGGGCGGCAACGACCCGCGGCGGTTCGTCGCCGACCTGCTGGAGCGGCTGCGGGACCTGGTGATCCTGGCCGCCGTGCCCGACGCCATCGACAAGGGCCTCATCGATGCGCCCGCCGAGATCCTGGAGCGGATGCGGGCCCAGGCCGGCGTCTTCGGCGCCGCCGAGCTCAGCCGCGCCGCCGACCTCGTCAACGAGGGACTCACCGAGATGCGCGGCGCCAACTCGCCCCGCCTCCAGCTCGAACTGATCTGCGCCCGCGTACTCCTCCCCGCGACCTACGGCGACGAACGGTCCGTCATGGCCCGCCTGGACCGCCTGGAGCGCGGGGTCAACTTCTCCGGGCCCGGAGCCGGACCCGCCATGGGGTACATCCCCGGGCCCGACGCGCATGGGGGAGCGGGTGCTCCCATGGGCGGGGGCATGGCTTCGCAGGCCCCACAGGCCCCACAGGCTCCGCCGGGTGGCGGACCTGCGGCGGCTCGGGCCGCCGTTCGGGGTGCCGGGGCGCCGGGAGCGCCGGGTGCCGCTGGTGCCGCCGCGCCGGGTCAGGATGCGTACGGTTCCGGGGACACCGGCGGCGGCCAGGCGGGCCCGGGTGGGGCTGCCCCCGCCCGAGTGGCACCGGCCGCCCCTCAAGAGGCTTCGCCGATCGCCCCGGCTGCCGCGCCTGGAGCTCCGACCGCGCCCGCGAACCAGGGCGCCAACCCCAACCCCAGCCCCAAGCCGCACTCCAACGCGCCCGCCTCCCAGGCGACCGGCGTCCCCGCCGGCTCCTGGCCCACCCCGGCCACCGCGGGCAGCGGCCGGCGGCCCGGCGGTTGGCCGACGGCCGCGCCCGCCGCCGGCGGCGGTGGATCGGCGCCCGCGACCCCGGCCGCCTCCGCACCCGCCCCGTCGGGGCCGCCCGCCACGTACGCCCAGTCCGGCCCCCCGGTGGGCTCGGCCCCGCAGGCCCCCGCCGCCTACAACGCCGCCCCGGGCGGACCCGACCCCCGCACCCTCTGGCCGAACATCCTGGAGACGGTGAAGAACCGCCGCCGGTTCACCTGGATCCTGCTCAGCCAGAACGCGCATGTGGCCGGGTTCGACGGCACGACCCTGCAGATCGGCTTCGTCAACGCGGGCGCGCGGGACAACTTCGCCAGCAGCGGCAGCGAGGACGTCCTGCGGACGGCGCTGGCCGAGCAGTTCAACGTGCACTGGAAGATCGAGGCGGTCATCGACACCTCGGGCGGCTCGGCCCCTCCGCCGGGCGCCGCCGGCGGCTACGCGGCCTCCTCTCCGGTTTCCGGTGGCTACGGCGGCGGATACGACGGTGGCGGCGGCTCCCCGGCCCCGGCTTCACGTCCCGCCGCGCCCCAGCCTTCGGCCCCGGCCCCCCGCCCGGCTTCCCCGGGCCCGGCCGCGCAGCCCGCCCCGGCCGCCGTACCACCTCCGGCCCCCGAGCCCCCGCCTGTCTCCCCCGAGGACGACGTCCCCGAGGACGACGACCCCGACCTCGACGAGTCGGTCCTCTCCGGACGCGAACTCATCGTCCGGGAACTGGGGGCGACGGTGGTGGAGGAGATCGCGCACGAGTACTGAGCGAGTGACCGTCGAGTGCCGAGCGGGCAGTGAGCGAGTGGCCAGGAGCGACACGGGAGTGGCGAGGGAACGACGCGCGGGCAGTGAAGTGAGTGGTGCCTGCCGTGCTCGCGCGGCAGGCACCAGTCGGCGCCCTGCCCCTGCCTTCCTCCCCAGCCGGCCTCCTCCAGCTCCCTTCACCGCACCCCACTCGGCCCCGTCTCCCCACAGCCCCCGGCCCCCTCGCCGTGCCTCCCCAGCCCCTTCACCCAACTCCTCGCGCTCCCCAACCCCTCCAGTCCACTTACCCAGCCCCGGTCAGCCTCCGTCCCCCACCCGCCCTCGTACGATCCACCCATCCCCCGCGATTGCACACTTCGGAAGCCCGCACAAAGCCACCCGCCCCCTCCGGTTAGGCTGAGCCCCGTGAAGGTCCTCGTCATTGGTAGCGGTGCTCGTGAGCACGCGCTGTGCCGTTCGCTGTCCCTCGACCTCGATGTCACCGCACTCCACTGCGCGCCCGGCAACGCGGGCATCGCGGAGGTGGCCGAGTTGCACTCGGTCGACGCGCTGGACGGCGCCGCCGTGGCCGCGCTGGCCACGCGACTGGAGGCCGGTCTGGTGGTCGTGGGCCCAGAAGCCCCACTGGTCGCCGGTGTCGCCGACGCCGTGCGCGAGGCGGGCATTCCGGTGTTCGGGCCCTCCGGGGAGGCCGCGCAGCTGGAGGGCTCCAAGGCCTTCGCCAAGGAGGTCATGGCCGGAGCCGGCGTGCCCACCGCGCGCTCGTACGTCTGCATGACCCCCGACGAGATCGACGAGGCGCTGGACGCGTTCGGCGCGCCGTACGTCGTGAAGGACGACGGGCTGGCGGCCGGCAAGGGAGTCGTGGTGACGCCGGACCTCGCCCAGGCACGTGAGCACGCGCTCGCCTGCGGCCGGGTGGTCATCGAGGAGTTTTTGGACGGCCCAGAGGTCTCGCTCTTCGCGATCACCGACGGCGTGACCGTCCTCCCGCTCCAGCCCGCGCAGGACTTCAAGCGCGCGTTGGACGGCGACGAGGGCCCCAACACCGGCGGCATGGGCGCGTACTCGCCGCTCCCGTGGGCCGACCCGAAGCTGGTCGAAGAGGTCCTGCAGACCGTGCTGCAGCCGACCGTCGACGAGATGCGCCGCCGGGGCACCCCGTTCTCCGGCCTGCTCTACGCGGGCCTGGCGATCACCGGCCGAGGCGTACGGGTGATCGAGTTCAACGCCCGGTTCGGCGACCCGGAGACCCAGGTCGTCCTCGCCCGCCTCAGGACCCCGCTGGCCGGAGTCCTGCTCGCCGCAGCCAAGGGGACCCTCGCCGACCTCGAACCCCTCCGCTGGAGCGACGACGCGGCCGTCACCGTGGTCGTGGCCTCGCACAACTACCCCGGCACCCCCCGCACCGGCGACCCGATCACCGGCCTCGACGAGATCGCCTCCGTGGACGCCCCGCACGCGTACGTCCTGCACGCCGGGACCAAGCGCGCCGGTGACGACGTCGTCAGCGCCGGCGGACGCGTCCTCTCCGTCACGGCCACCGGCAAGGACCTCACCCAGGCCCGCGACCGCGCGTACACCGCCGTCGCCCGCATCGGCCTCGACGGCTCCCAGCACCGCTCGGACATCGCGGCGAAGGCGGCAACGGAGGCGTGACCAGCCGACGGCCGTCCAAGGGGACCTGACCGGCCGACGGCCGCCAACCGAGGGGTGTGACCGGTCGGCGGGCGTCGGCCAACGCGTGACCTCCGACGGTTTTCACACGTGGCGTCGTCACCTGCCGACTGTCGTCAAGCGGGGCGTCACCGACTGACAGCTGTCAAGAGAGTGCGATCGGCATGCGGATCGCCCCGCGGCGCAACCACGACCCTCCGCGCGCCCGTACGTCCTCCTACACCCATCCGCCCCTCCGCGGCATCAGCTTGAGAACCACCACCAACGGGGTACGAACGCCAGGCCCCGGAATCCCTCGGAGACCGCCAGGAATCCCTGGAAAACCCGTCGGAATCCGGGGCCCGATCCTTGCCCGGCGTCATCCACCTTTCCCCAAAGCCATTCCATCGAGTGAGCGATGGTCCATCCGGCTGACGGCGGCCGGGGCCCCAACTAGGGTGCGGCGCAAGTGTTCCGGCACTTGGCCCACCGGCATTGCGATGTCAGTGGCGGGTGCCACAGTGGGGGAGTGAGCAACGTCAGGGCATGCGGCGGCGACCACGGTGACGAGCAGTCGTCGTCGTACGCGCCGCACGGGACGAGCAGGGGGTGACGTCGGGTCGTGACCGGTATGGCAGGTGGTGAGGAGGCGGGCGCGCGGGCCGCGCGCTCCCGGGCCCTCGCCGTGCTGCGCGTCCGCAGCAGGGCGCTGGCCGTGGCGTTGCTGCCCGCGGCCGTCGCCGTCGTCCTGCTGGCCGGTGGGGCCACGGGCCATCTGACCGGTCCTGGCTGGTCCAGGGCGGGCTGGGGCGTGTCCGGCCTCGCCGCCGTCGCGCTGCTCGCCGCCGCCGGTATCGCGCTCGTCGTCGCCCGCGCCAGGCCCGCCATGAGCCCCACGGTCTCGATCACCGAGGAGGCCGCCCCCGATCTCTACCGACTGGTCCGGGACCTGGCCGACCGTCTCGACGTGCCTCCCCCTTCCGCGATAGCGCTCACCCCGGACTGCGACAGCTGGCTGGAGGACCGCACCCACCCGTCCCACAGCCCGCCCGCTCCCTCCTCGACGGTCGGCGCCACCGGCGGGAGGGCCGACGAGATGGCGGACGCGCGCGGGCTGTCCCCCGGCCTGCCATCCGGGTTGTCCTCACCGAGACGGCACCGCGCGCCCACCGCTCCCGTGCTGGTGATCGGCTCACCGTTCCTGTGGTGGATGCGGGTCGGTGAGCTACGGGCGGTGCTGGCACCGGTCGTCGCGGGTACGGGACCGTCGGCGCAGCCGGACATAGCCGCGGCCCGCCGTTTCGTACGAGGGCTGGACGCCGCCGTGGCCGTCACCTCGGCGCCGACGCACGGCCCGCCCGT
Coding sequences:
- the purD gene encoding phosphoribosylamine--glycine ligase, which codes for MKVLVIGSGAREHALCRSLSLDLDVTALHCAPGNAGIAEVAELHSVDALDGAAVAALATRLEAGLVVVGPEAPLVAGVADAVREAGIPVFGPSGEAAQLEGSKAFAKEVMAGAGVPTARSYVCMTPDEIDEALDAFGAPYVVKDDGLAAGKGVVVTPDLAQAREHALACGRVVIEEFLDGPEVSLFAITDGVTVLPLQPAQDFKRALDGDEGPNTGGMGAYSPLPWADPKLVEEVLQTVLQPTVDEMRRRGTPFSGLLYAGLAITGRGVRVIEFNARFGDPETQVVLARLRTPLAGVLLAAAKGTLADLEPLRWSDDAAVTVVVASHNYPGTPRTGDPITGLDEIASVDAPHAYVLHAGTKRAGDDVVSAGGRVLSVTATGKDLTQARDRAYTAVARIGLDGSQHRSDIAAKAATEA
- a CDS encoding DNA polymerase III subunit gamma and tau, whose translation is MSSLALYRRYRPESFAEVIGQEHVTGPLQQALRNNRVNHAYLFSGPRGCGKTTSARILARCLNCEQGPTPTPCGECQSCQDLARNGPGSIDVIEIDAASHGGVDDARELREKAFFGPASSRYKIYIIDEAHMVTSAGFNALLKVVEEPPAHLKFIFATTEPEKVIGTIRSRTHHYPFRLVPPGTLREYLGEVCGKERIPVEEGVLPLVVRAGAGSVRDSMSVMDQLLAAATDDGVTYAMATSLLGYTDGSLLDSVVEAFAAGDGAAAFEVVDHVIEGGNDPRRFVADLLERLRDLVILAAVPDAIDKGLIDAPAEILERMRAQAGVFGAAELSRAADLVNEGLTEMRGANSPRLQLELICARVLLPATYGDERSVMARLDRLERGVNFSGPGAGPAMGYIPGPDAHGGAGAPMGGGMASQAPQAPQAPPGGGPAAARAAVRGAGAPGAPGAAGAAAPGQDAYGSGDTGGGQAGPGGAAPARVAPAAPQEASPIAPAAAPGAPTAPANQGANPNPSPKPHSNAPASQATGVPAGSWPTPATAGSGRRPGGWPTAAPAAGGGGSAPATPAASAPAPSGPPATYAQSGPPVGSAPQAPAAYNAAPGGPDPRTLWPNILETVKNRRRFTWILLSQNAHVAGFDGTTLQIGFVNAGARDNFASSGSEDVLRTALAEQFNVHWKIEAVIDTSGGSAPPPGAAGGYAASSPVSGGYGGGYDGGGGSPAPASRPAAPQPSAPAPRPASPGPAAQPAPAAVPPPAPEPPPVSPEDDVPEDDDPDLDESVLSGRELIVRELGATVVEEIAHEY